The Xenopus laevis strain J_2021 chromosome 7S, Xenopus_laevis_v10.1, whole genome shotgun sequence genome includes a window with the following:
- the LOC121396222 gene encoding protein kinase C delta type-like yields the protein MKRIHSNSIDSDPPPSKEKKRREDHEEEQEESQKEKIESSLEEQLSEKGCRKESIPSGFKDSDPQPSKVKKRKEDHEEEGEENQKERRESSLEKQLPEKGCREESIPSGFKDSDPQPSKVKKRRKEHEEEGEENQKEKRESSLEKQLPEKGCREESIPSGLKDSDPQSSKVKKSEDHEEEEGKKQKKKRERSVDDHLQVECYREKKQRRQETDEGEAGPVSAEAQPSRLNPLSISSYNFYSKLGAGGYGKVMLASLGDRRPYVAVKSVGKRELPDYSSLLSESQVLNIGRHSPFLCQGFAAFQTQWHAFFVMEYLSGGSLEDELKRHGTLPIERVRFHSAEMICGLQYLHGLGIIHRDIKPMNVLLDHQGHIKICDFGLAKQSIFDGDLTTGRAGTIEYMAPEMLNRKTYNAAVDWWSFGITICKITTGMSPFHNSGNMDQLICSIKNHEPNIPDWLDEDLKHLLGQLLEKNRKQRLGVRGNIRCHPFYKAIDWAALEEEGLQPPYQPRTPSPDLFQPCKEKLSFLEYKEDEGTSGGSDTIAGFSFQSSTWLT from the exons ATGAAGAGAATACATTCTAATTCCATCGATTCGGATCCCCCACCTTCAAaggagaagaagagaagagaagaCCATGAAGAAGAGCAAGAAGAAAGCCAGAAAGAGAAGATAGAGAGCAGTTTGGAGGAACAGCTATCAGAGAAGGGCTGCAGGAAGGAGAGCATACCCTCTGGTTTCAAAGATTCTGACCCCCagccctcaaaggtgaagaaaagaaaagaagaccatgaagaagagggagaagaaaaccagaaggagaggagagagagCAGTTTGGAGAAACAGCTTCCAGAGAAGGGCTGCAGGGAGGAGAGCATACCCTCTGGTTTCAAAGATTCAGACCCCCagccctcaaaggtgaagaaaagaagaaaagaacatgaagaagagggagaagaaaaccagaaggagaagagagagagcagCTTGGAGAAACAGCTGCCAGAGAAGGGCTGCAGGGAGGAGAGCATACCTTCTGGTCTCAAAGATTCAGATCCGCAGTcctcaaaggtgaagaaaagTGAAgaccacgaagaagaggaaggaaaaaaacagaagaagaagagagagaggagtGTAGATGACCATCTGCAAGTTGAGTGCTACAGGGAGAAGAAACAGAGAAGGCAGGAGACTGATGAAG gAGAAGCTGGACCTGTGAGTGCAGAAGCTCAACCTTCAAGGCTAAACCCGCTCAGTATCTCCAGTTACAACTTCTACTCTAAGTTGGGAGCAGGAGGATATGGCAAA gTAATGCTGGCTTCGTTAGGAGACAGGAGGCCATATGTGGCTGTAAAATCTGTCGGCAAACGAGAGCTCCCAGATTACAGCAGCCTTCTCTCAGAGTCTCAAGTGCTGAACATCGGCAGACACAGCCCATTTCTTTGCCAAGGCTTTGCCGCTTTTCAAACCCAG TGGCATGCCTTCTTTGTAATGGAGTACCTGAGTGGGGGAAGCCTTGAGGATGAGCTGAAGCGACACGGGACGCTGCCCATAGAGAGAGTACG GTTCCACTCTGCGGAGATGATTTGCGGCCTACAATACCTGCACGGCCTCGGGATTATCCATCG AGACATCAAACCCATGAATGTTCTATTGGACCATCAAGGACACATTAAAATCTGTGACTTTGGCCTGGCAAAGCAAAGCATCTTTGATGGTGACCTAACAACTGGCCGGGCCGGAACCATAGAATACATGGCGCCAGAG atGCTGAACAGAAAAACATACAATGCAGCAGTAGACTGGTGGTCATTTGGCATCACCATCTGCAAAATAACCACTGGAATGTCACCGTTTCACAACAGCGGGAACATGGATCAGCTCATTTGTTCCATCAAAAACCATGAACCCAATATACCCGACTGGCTGGATGAAGATCTAAAACATCTTCTGGGGCAG CTACTAGAAAAGAATCGGAAGCAACGCCTTGGTGTTCGAGGAAACATCAGATGCCACCCATTCTACAAAGCTATCGATTGGGCGGCGCTGGAAGAGGAAGGATTGCAACCCCCTTACCAGCCGAGAACA CCATCACCAGACCTATTCCAGCCGTGTAAAGAGAAGCTGTCATTCCTGGAGTACAAGGAGGATGAAGGAACATCAGGGGGCAGTGACACCATTGCCGGCTTCTCATTTCAAAGTTCCACCTGGCTGACGTAA